The genome window ctctgcctgcagcaccgagggcagaggagccaggcagagagagggTAAAAACCATGTAGGGTGGTAGGTTGCTGAGTGCTCAATGAGAGGCAAATCTTCACAGTCCTAACATGGTAAGTCTCTGCATGTAtgacaatgcagctgcatttcctggagaGATCTCCAAAAGCTGAAACATTACATGACTGGTGGGACTTGTAAGAACGgttctcctttgttttctggcGTGGAGAAGGAGGACATTCTCTACAAGAGGTGttccctgctgcagcatcagTGGAGAGGCCATGAAAGCTGCTTTCTCCCAGGGGTGGCTGCAGGGGTGTGAAGCTGGGTGAGCACCCAGGCAtacccagggctgtcctgcagagctcagcgctcagcctgcccggagAGATCCCAggaacactgaggggagaagctcTGGGTGGAAGAAGCGACCTCTAACAGGACAGGGTCCTTCTGCTCTCAAAAGGGTGCTGTGtgtgccagggctgctccagATCACCCACAGGGCACTTCTGACAGTTCCTTCCTCCTTCTGAGGACCTTCCACTTGAGAGCAAGGCCCAGGCAGGAGTTACCTGGAAAGGAAGGTTTTGCTTTAGCCTTCAGTTCATGCTGGGGGGGTGTAAAGGGGAAAGGAGCTGGTGACTTCAGAGAAGTGACTGGGACTCTTGAACCATTAAGCGGTGTGATCATTAGGTCTGCTAGGAACATGATAAACTGCTGCACCTATCTCTCAGCCTACAGACAGTACCAGCATCCACTTTGCTGTCAACACCACAGTTTGTCTGACCTGCTCTTTACCACCTACAAGCAGGGAGGTGACTTTAGACAGTAGCCTCCCAGGGGGAGTTTTGAACACATAGATGGTGGGATGGGATCCCTCAGAAATTACTGTGAGGAAAAGGATGTAGAACAGAGAAGCAGGTGGAAATGGTCCATGAAGCAGAGAGGTGGGCAGGAAAGAAGGCAATACAAAATGGTAAAGTCGTGGAAATGAGAACTGGGAAAACTGCCTGTCATCCCCTCCCATGCAGAGCCCTTCCTCTGAGCAAGCCACAGGGCCTCTTGTCTGACCCAGCCAAGTCTGTGTCCTCACGGCCGTGGGcacaaggcagcagctgcccactctgcagccagagctccgGCAGAGGAGAGGTGCCTCTCTCCAGCCAGCGCCCAtttccctctgcagagcacagggtgAGTGGGATGCCTCACAGCATTGCTGGTTGAGAGGCTGTCTGCATGGCTGGTTATGGTGATGACTTTCTCAAGTGTCTTTGTCTCTCTTCTTGCCTCCCTTGGCAGAAGAATCCTGGTGCTGCTCCTCCTTTTCCCACCTGTCcgtgctgctcctgctcctgctcttgGACTTTGTGGGGTTGGGGGAATTTCAGACACAAACCCTTTGAGCCTTGCCAGAAAAGGGTCTGCATGGGAGTGAGAAGCCCCAGCCTCCCTCTAACCTGTGAAGCTCCAGGAGATGTGGGCTGTGGGCTTGGGAAGTGAATGTCTTTCCCCAGAGGAGATCCTGCCTGTAGGACACTTTGACCATTTCCCTGCAGTGTCCTGAGAGGCTGTGTGCTTGACACCAGACACCATTATCTCACAGCATCTTTGCCCCTTAAGAAGCCCCAGAGGTGTGAAGACTGTGGAAATGTTGTCGAGCAGCTGTATGCAGGCAGCTGAAAGGTGCCCTGTGTGTCTTGCCGAGACGGGGAGTGTGTCTTCCACCCTCAGGCACTCTGTGAAAGAGGGAGACGTTTGGAGACCTGAGCCTTAAGTCCAGATATCTCTACCCTCAGCAGGGTCATGTTTCTTTGAAGGACAAGCTGCGACTGTGATCATCCTCCATCTCAAGCACATAGGAGCAATGAGGAGCTGGGAACAAGACTGACAGATAGCCCAGCTCCCCTCAGACTGCACTGAGTGACATTGAACATTTTGCCACTCAGGTCTCatgagggaaatgctgaggatTTCTACCTTTGAAGAAGACTCCACAGGTAGGACAGGActatctaaaagaaaaaaaggaggaaaaaaaattactttctgcCTTGAAAAGTGTCTCTGaacttttcacttgcttttccttcttcaccAGTCTGTCATCATCAgaggcagcaaatgtccaacagcagctccatcacccagttcctcctcctggcgttcacagacacacgggagctgcagctcttgcacttctggctcttcctgggcatctacctggctgccctcctgggcaacggcctcatcatcaccaccatagcctgtgaccagcacctccacacccccatgtacttcttcctcctcagtcTCTCTGTTCTTGACCTTGGATCCCTTTCCACCATTCTCCCAAAAACCATGGcaaattccctctgggacaccagggctgTTTCCTATGTAGGATGTGCTGTACAGgtctttttctgtctgttcctGGTCACAGCAGAATATTCTCTCCTCACAGTCATGTGTTATGACCGCTacattgccatctgcaaacccctgcactactggaccctcctgggcagcagagcttgtgtgcacatggcagcagctgcctgggccagtgggtttctccatgctctgctgcacacggccaatacattttcactgccactctgcaagggcaatgctgtggaccagttcttctgtgaacttccccagatcctcaagctctcctgctcacactcctacctcagggattTTGCACTACTTGTGGTTACTGTCTGTTTAGtctttgggtgttttgtgttcattgtggtgtcctatgtgcagatcttcagggccgtgctgaggatcccctctgagcagggacggcacaaagccttttccatgtgtctccctcacctggccgtggtctcattgtttgtcagcactggcaTATTTACCTGCCTGAAGCCCCCGTCCatctcctctccatccctggacctggtggtgtcatttctgtactcggtggtgcctccagtagtgaaccccctcatttacagcatgaggaaccaggagctcaaggagtCCATTAGGAAAGGGATTTCATGGATATTAGTTGATGTTGAATAAATTTTCAGTGATTCTACACAAATGACTGCTAGTGTATCCCAATTAGGCCTGTACTCTATTTCTTGttttatcctttttattttgttagctTTACATATATTTTGCAGTTATGATGTTCCTACATAAGCATTTTTATTCAGCTTACACTCTTGAGAAATGAACCCAGTACAAATGATTTTTAAACACCTGAAACCTGTATAAATTTTTTTCTAGCATTGTTTCGGAGCTGACTTTTTCATTGCCTCTCTGTAATAAAATGACATCTCCCCCTTGCAGTTTCTCTAGATTTGGCTGTTGTTCCATAAGCTGATATCAACAACAAGCCCAGGAATTTCACCCCCCAAACAACCAGAGTGAAAAGCTCATTGTCACATTGGCAGCTATTACAGAACAAGGTTTGGATTTAGGCCACATCCCTTCTTGTCTGTTGACAGAGGAGATGGTGAACGTTCACTGAGATAGGGTCAGACTGCACTGTCCCAGTGCATGATGGGGCAGAGGACATCCTTCAGGAGAAGAAtcaggaggtgcccagagagcCCATGAGATACACGTGAACCACGTGTGCCTGAGGTGGGCAGCGACTGGAGTCCAAAGAGTGAGAGATCACCCAGTGTGGCCTCAGCCAAAAGGAAAGCCAACCTGACACAGACCAGCTCCAACAGGCAACAGCACCTTCACAACCACCACACCAACAGCAGCACTTACACAACCATGAGCAGCACAACTGACCCTGTCCTGTTCTTCCTCTCAGACTGATCTGGTGTGAAGGTTGCACAAGTGGTCCATATATCCTGCGCAGAACTTACCTGCTGTCTCACACATTTCGGTGGTTCCTCCACTGTGGATCCGGGCTTTGGGTCTGCCCAGACTGAGAGATATTACCGACTTGGCCATTCCAACCCTGGGTCTCTCCAGATCCTggtgtcctcctcctccttgctaTCATCACTTAGAATTGACCAGGAAAGCGTGTACGTACCTTCatacccaaacacacacacaacagaGAGCCCAATCACACAGCAAATAGCCAGGAGCAGAGTTTAGTTTTGTAGTTTAACCCTGAcaggcagctcagcaccacacagTCTCTCActcactgccccacagcaggaTGGGGTGGAGGATTGGAAACACAAAAGCCCCTGAAGCTCTGGCAGTTCAGATGCCCTGGGCACCTCTGACCAGGCTCCACCCGCAGGTCCCAAGGGTCTCCGGTCTCCTATGGGTTCTAGGCTTATGGTTGGACAGTGGAGCTCTGTCTGGAACCCTGAGAAATTTCAAAAATTATGAGCACCTTTAAATCAACTTAAATGATTGAATTAGTTCAATAATATGTCTGAGCTTTTCCCATTATTTCAAACGGAGGATTTTTCAGGACGTGTATTAGCAATGGGAGATGAAATATTGATATTTCCCTGTTCTTGCATCGCCAGctaaacagggagctgctgggtatgctcaagtggacaagaagagtttatagatcatggaaggagggtcTGGCCACTTGCGGAGGATAtgaggctgttgtcagagggtgtagggaggcaactagaaGGCTAGGGCCTctttagaattaaacctggcgagaggggtcaaggaca of Columba livia isolate bColLiv1 breed racing homer chromosome 7, bColLiv1.pat.W.v2, whole genome shotgun sequence contains these proteins:
- the LOC135579987 gene encoding olfactory receptor 14J1-like; its protein translation is MSNSSSITQFLLLAFTDTRELQLLHFWLFLGIYLAALLGNGLIITTIACDQHLHTPMYFFLLSLSVLDLGSLSTILPKTMANSLWDTRAVSYVGCAVQVFFCLFLVTAEYSLLTVMCYDRYIAICKPLHYWTLLGSRACVHMAAAAWASGFLHALLHTANTFSLPLCKGNAVDQFFCELPQILKLSCSHSYLRDFALLVVTVCLVFGCFVFIVVSYVQIFRAVLRIPSEQGRHKAFSMCLPHLAVVSLFVSTGIFTCLKPPSISSPSLDLVVSFLYSVVPPVVNPLIYSMRNQELKESIRKGISWILVDVE